The DNA segment GACCGCCTTGTTAGCGGCAGTACTCTGTATTCTCCTAGGAGCACGTTATGTCCGAATTACCCCATGATTACACGCATATTTATCTTGAGCAGCCTGGCGAGCCTGAGGTGATGCAGCTGACACGCTCGCCATTGCCCGTACCGAGTGCTGGCCAAGTCTTGATTCGTAACCGCGCAGCCGGGGTGAATGGACCCGATATCAAACAAAGGATGGGAATGTATCCACCACCACCTGGGGCATCGCCGATTATTGGGCTGGAAGTCGCGGGGAGATCTGCGCCTTGGGCGACGGCGTGACTCAATGGCAGTTAGGAGATAAGGTTTGTGCTTTAGTGCCCGGCGGTGGCTACGGCGAGTACACCTTAACCTATGCTGAGCATTGTTTACCTATTCCACAGGGCTTTTCTGAGGTGCAAGCGGCGGCGCTGCCCGAAACCTTTTTCACTGTGTGGGGCAACCTCTTTATGCGCGCGGGACTCAAGGCGGGTGAAACCGTGTTGATCCACGGTGGCTCGGGTGGCATTGGCAGCACGGCGATTTCCCTCGCTAAGCATCTTGGTGCGACCGTGATTGCGACCACGGGGCAGGATGCCAAGCGCGACTATTGCGCCGGATTAGGCGCCCATTTAGTGGTGAACTACAACACCCAGAACTTCGTGGAAGAAGTCATGGCCTTTACTCAAGGCAAGGGTGTCAATGTGGTGTTTGATATTGCTGGTGGCGACTTTATCAACTTGAATCTTCAAGCATTAGCGCTAGATGGCCGCATGGTGTCAGTGTCGACCCAACGTAGCGGTAAGGCTGAGGTGAACATTCTGCAGTTGATGGCCAAACGTATTGTGTGGACGGGATCGACCTTAAGACCGCAGAGCGTTGCGGCAAAAGCCGAAATCGCCAAGCAATTACGTGAGCAGGTTTGGCCTTTGCTCGATAGTCAGCAAATCGTGCCGCATATCTGTGCCACCTTTCCACTGGCCGAGGCGGCCAAGGCCCATGCGCTGATGCAGTCGGGAGAACATAGGGGCAAAGTCGTATTAACCTTGTGATCCTACCTAGCTACATCTGTGTAAACGCACTCGCCTCAATCCTTTGATGGAGGCGGGCTGCCGAATTAAAACTTGCTGTGATGTTTTTTTAGACTAAAGTCGTTAATGACAAAATTTTTAGAGACTTTGGCCGAAATTAATGCGTAATAAGTGAAAATTTCATGGTATGAGGCATTGATTATCGGAAATATTCTGTAAAAATACCCAGTTGAAAACGTCAGAGACTTTCCGGCGCGATTCGTGGATCAAAGCAAGCGACGCTTCGCTTATTCAGACTAAAAAACTCATAGTGTATGTGTTGATTTAAGGGTATTGGCATATATGTATAACACAGCAAAGAAACAGGTTTGGTATGGTGAGCTGAGAACATCGAAGGGCACCGCGATTGTCGTCCATGACAACCAGCTGCCAGAGGCTTCCCTGGACGAATCTACCTCTACAATACCGAACGTGATGCTATTGTTGAGTATGTAGAAGACATCGTAAAAGTGAACCTACATGACTTAGATGATGCAGCGGTAAAAGCGGCTGAAGCTAAGTTTAGCGGCGCATGGAAAGCAGCTCGAGCTCAATTTATGGGCAAGCATCAAGCTCGTATCGACCTGAACAATGTCAAAGATTCAGGCCCTGTTCGTAAAGCTAAGGCTGAAGTTGAGCCTGAAATTGAAACCGATGCCATTGGCGCCGATTTTGATGAAGATTGGGGCGGCGATGATTTCGACGATTAATACTGAGTTTGCCTAGGGCAAATTTGGTTAGGGTAAGGAATAAATCACTTTATTCCTTACCAGCTTTTCCTTCCTTTATTCGAAAAACTTATCCCCAAACGCATTCATTTTAGCCTTCAATATCAAATTGATAACGGCTGATATGATGGTAGATTTTCCCCGGTACTAACCAAGCGTCATCACCCAGTTGGGGTTGATTAGGCGAGTCAGGCAATTTTTGCGGCTCAATACACACGCCCTGATAGGCGTTCAAACTTTGTTGGTTTCGCCCTAGGGTTCCCGCTAAAAAGTTCGCGCAGTAGAGCTGCACACCGGGCTGATTGGTAAAGACCGTCATGGCGCGACCACTGACGGGACTCGATAGGCAGCCAAAGCGGCGCAGCGCGCCATCGGGATTGTCCAAGAAATAACAATGATCATAACCTTGGGTGCTGGCCAGCGTCGGATCTTGAAGTTTATCCCCAAGAGTAATGCCCTGAGTTAAATCGAAAATACTGTTTTTGACCTCGGCAATTCCCGTAGGCACGCCCACCTCATTCATGGTGAGGTAGCGCGTAGCATCAATTTGCATCCGATGTTGATGATTATTCGGCAGGCCATCGAGGTTGAAGTAGGAATGCTGCGTCAGACTGACGGGGCAAGGTTTATCCACCGAGGCGAGGATTTCCACATACAGATTATTGGCTGCGAGGCGATAGTCTAACTGGACAGTGCAATTGCCTGGGAAACCCATGTCACCATCTGGGCTGACTAACGATAAACGCACACCGTCGGGAAGTTGACCTAAGTGCCAGTTTTTTCGATTAAAACCTTCGCGGCCACCGTGCAAGCAGTTGCTGGCCTGATTGATATCCAGTTGGTACTCTTGCCCTTGATATTGCATCTTGCCCATCGCAATACGGTTGGCAAAGCGCCCTGCAATAGCGCCAAGGTGGGCGTTTTGGGTTAGATAATCTTCGGCACTGTCGCAGCCAAGCACGATATTGGCGCGTTGCCCCTGTTTATCGGGCGTCCAAAGTGAGCGAATAATGCCACCTAAGCTGAGCACTTCTAAGGCGATGATGCCATTGTCTATCCGCACACGTTCGATTTCACCGCCGCGGGGATCGGTCCAAGGATCTAGTACACTGAAACGCACCATTTAGCTTCCCTCTAATGTGATTTAACCGTTTGATTTTGCCTC comes from the Shewanella seohaensis genome and includes:
- a CDS encoding aldose epimerase family protein, which encodes MVRFSVLDPWTDPRGGEIERVRIDNGIIALEVLSLGGIIRSLWTPDKQGQRANIVLGCDSAEDYLTQNAHLGAIAGRFANRIAMGKMQYQGQEYQLDINQASNCLHGGREGFNRKNWHLGQLPDGVRLSLVSPDGDMGFPGNCTVQLDYRLAANNLYVEILASVDKPCPVSLTQHSYFNLDGLPNNHQHRMQIDATRYLTMNEVGVPTGIAEVKNSIFDLTQGITLGDKLQDPTLASTQGYDHCYFLDNPDGALRRFGCLSSPVSGRAMTVFTNQPGVQLYCANFLAGTLGRNQQSLNAYQGVCIEPQKLPDSPNQPQLGDDAWLVPGKIYHHISRYQFDIEG